AGGCATAGTAACCAACGATCCGTATATTATTTTCGAATCGAAATATTATTATAACCAAAATCTAAAAGCTTTCGAGCATCGAATAGTACTTGGAGGCTGAGATAACTCATTTATGAAGCACTTTTTAATAAACATTTTCGTACTCTTTGCTGTCGTATCGTTTCTGACAGTGGCGACATTTGCCCAAATGGACAAAAAGCCGGCCTTGCAGACGGTCTCGAGCGTCGATCTTAATCGATACCTAGGTAAATGGTACGAGATCGGCAAATATCCGAACCGTTTTCAAAAACAATGCGTTGCCAATACAACGGCAACTTACGCGATGAAGCCTACCGGCAAGATCGAGGTGATAAACGAGTGTCTCAAAAAAGACGTTACCGAAGACCGCGCAGTCGGTGAAGCCAAGATCGCCGATAAAAAGACCAACGCAAAGCTCAAGGTCAGATTTGCCCCGGGGGCTTTGTCATTCCTGCCCTTCGTGTGGGGAAATTATTGGATCATTGACCTCGACAAAGATTACGGTTACGTCGCGATCGGCGAGCCTAAACGCGAATACTTCTGGATCCTTGCGCGCAAGCCGATTCTAGAGGATGCCGTTTATCAAGATATTGTCCGCCGGGCGGAGTCGATGGGCTTTAACCCTGCCAAGATCGAAAAAACCCCTCAGAACGCAGAGGTCCTGAAGGGTTCGGTATTGATCAAGCAATAGGTCGGACTCGGCTACTCACTGTGTTCGGCGAGAAAACGCTCGGCGTCGATCGCGGCCATACAACCTGTTCCGGCGGCGGTTATCGCCTGTCGGTAATACGCGTCCTGGGCATCGCCGCAAGCGAATACGCCCGGGACGTTCGTTTTCATCGTCTTGCCCTCGGTGATC
This is a stretch of genomic DNA from Chloracidobacterium sp.. It encodes these proteins:
- a CDS encoding lipocalin family protein; this translates as MDKKPALQTVSSVDLNRYLGKWYEIGKYPNRFQKQCVANTTATYAMKPTGKIEVINECLKKDVTEDRAVGEAKIADKKTNAKLKVRFAPGALSFLPFVWGNYWIIDLDKDYGYVAIGEPKREYFWILARKPILEDAVYQDIVRRAESMGFNPAKIEKTPQNAEVLKGSVLIKQ